The Nitrospira sp. KM1 genome includes a window with the following:
- a CDS encoding type II toxin-antitoxin system death-on-curing family toxin, translated as MADIIFLNVEDVLLAHADTLEEEGGLGGVRDHRLLDAAVAMPRQQFGGTYLHPDFAAMAAAYLFHIAQNHPFFDGNKRTAALSALAFLRVNGIEQLPPPQYLETATRRVAAGEQTKDELVRWMRKQIGGGNG; from the coding sequence ATGGCCGACATTATCTTTCTGAATGTCGAAGATGTGTTACTGGCCCATGCCGATACCCTGGAAGAAGAAGGCGGCCTAGGCGGGGTGAGAGACCATAGACTTCTCGATGCGGCAGTGGCCATGCCTCGCCAACAATTCGGCGGAACCTATTTGCACCCGGACTTCGCCGCTATGGCTGCTGCCTATCTTTTCCACATTGCTCAAAACCATCCATTTTTTGATGGAAATAAGCGGACCGCGGCATTGTCGGCTCTGGCTTTTTTGCGTGTAAACGGCATCGAGCAGTTGCCACCTCCCCAATACCTCGAAACCGCGACGCGCCGTGTTGCGGCCGGTGAGCAAACCAAGGATGAACTGGTCCGCTGGATGCGGAAGCAGATCGGCGGCGGCAACGGATAG
- a CDS encoding AbrB/MazE/SpoVT family DNA-binding domain-containing protein: MIKTLQKHGNSMALVIEKPMMEALGIQEDTPLQITLSGNALVITPANVGVGPEHMKQILKDLRKRYGPMLKRLAD; this comes from the coding sequence ATGATCAAAACCCTTCAGAAGCACGGGAACAGCATGGCGCTGGTCATCGAAAAACCGATGATGGAAGCGCTCGGCATCCAGGAGGATACCCCCCTTCAAATCACACTCAGCGGCAATGCCCTCGTCATCACGCCGGCCAACGTCGGTGTAGGACCGGAGCACATGAAGCAGATACTCAAAGACTTACGGAAACGCTACGGTCCAATGCTGAAGCGGTTGGCTGATTGA
- a CDS encoding type II toxin-antitoxin system RelE/ParE family toxin, with protein sequence MKGYRARYTREAAERIRKFHPQVKREIKQGIKELLVAPVAGHALQFELAGLRAYRIRTYRIIYRLNDGEACIDVIFAGPRRSVYEELRTLLLSEQRRN encoded by the coding sequence GTGAAGGGGTATCGGGCACGCTATACGCGCGAAGCGGCCGAGCGAATCCGGAAATTCCATCCTCAAGTCAAGCGCGAGATCAAGCAAGGTATCAAAGAACTTCTCGTGGCACCAGTTGCCGGACATGCGCTTCAGTTTGAATTGGCCGGACTGCGCGCCTATCGCATTCGGACGTATCGCATTATCTATCGACTCAATGATGGTGAAGCCTGCATCGATGTCATCTTTGCGGGCCCCCGTCGGAGCGTATACGAAGAACTGCGAACGCTCCTCCTGTCAGAACAGAGAAGAAACTAA